The following is a genomic window from Acidimicrobium ferrooxidans DSM 10331.
GCCGACGATCTCTTACGATCCCACCAGCGCGGCGTCGCCAGCGATCGGGGAGGTGCCGGCCAGCTCCACGAACAGACGCTCGGATCGGCGGCCAATGGTCGGGAAGGGGCGCGGCCACGACAAGCACCCTCGTTGGGTGGGGCTGGCCACGTCCTCGGTCCACCTCACTCCACGAAGAGTGCCTCGGCGTTGAGCTCGCGGAGGATGCCTTCGAGGTCGTCGGCAGTGGGACGGAAAGGGAAGTCGCGGAACGGCTCGCTGGCTCGGTAGGACCCGTAGGGCCGGGTGCACCCAGGGGAGCCGTCCTCGCCTGGGCAGCCGTTGGTCATGAAAGCCAGCCCCTCGTTGGCGACGCGCAAGAGGGTGTCGCGCTGAACCGCTCGCACCGCGACGAGGCTCCCTGCGTCGTCGAACGAGAAGTCCTCGACCCCGAAACCGTCGTGCTCGATGAGGTGTTTGGCGAGCTGGATCCGACGCCAACGGGTAATCGAGGTCTTCGGCACGGCCCCCATCCGGGAGTCGGGCTCGGGATTGAAGCAGAAGAGATACGGAAGGATCTGTCGGTCGAGGAGCCGGACGAAGAGCTCGATCAGATCACGGTCTCGTTCCCCGAGGCCTACCACCGTGTGACAGTTCACTTTCCATGGACCGAAGAGCTCTCGGGCATCGTCGACGACCTGCCAATACTTGGCCCAGGACAGTCCAGCGCCTCCAGCGGGGACATCGGTTCGCAGCGAGCGGAAGAGTTGTTCGGTCACGGCGTCGAGGCCGATGCCGATCATGTCCACCCCCAGCCTGCGAAAGCGCTCGAGCTTGCGACGGTTCAGTGTCGGTGGGGCAACGAGGATGGAGAGGGGGGTGCGGACGCGCGCTCGGATGCGCTCGGTGATCTCGCACGTGTCCTCGAAGGCGTAGGGAGAGGTCACCATGGAGATGCACAGACGGGTCAGGCGTCGCTCGAGCATCGCCATGCGCTCCACAAGGTCGTCTGTGCGCACGAGGGGCCACTCCACTCTGATGAACGACTTGTCCTCGTAGTCGCCGGGGCGGGTCCGCGCGAGGCCGCAGTAGCCGCAGTCGCTCCGGCAGCCGTCCCCGTAATTGAGCAAGAGGTTGATCCCGCCGAAGGCGAAGTCTCTGCTGAAGCGACCGGAGCGGAACCCGAGTGCGATCGCCGAGGCGGCCGAGATCCGCACCCACTCCGGGCTCTCGTGCTCACCCAGCGTCCGTCGTCGGCGCAGGGCGAGGGGCGTCGAGGTGGTCATGAATGTCTCCTTTCTGGG
Proteins encoded in this region:
- a CDS encoding radical SAM protein, whose amino-acid sequence is MTTSTPLALRRRRTLGEHESPEWVRISAASAIALGFRSGRFSRDFAFGGINLLLNYGDGCRSDCGYCGLARTRPGDYEDKSFIRVEWPLVRTDDLVERMAMLERRLTRLCISMVTSPYAFEDTCEITERIRARVRTPLSILVAPPTLNRRKLERFRRLGVDMIGIGLDAVTEQLFRSLRTDVPAGGAGLSWAKYWQVVDDARELFGPWKVNCHTVVGLGERDRDLIELFVRLLDRQILPYLFCFNPEPDSRMGAVPKTSITRWRRIQLAKHLIEHDGFGVEDFSFDDAGSLVAVRAVQRDTLLRVANEGLAFMTNGCPGEDGSPGCTRPYGSYRASEPFRDFPFRPTADDLEGILRELNAEALFVE